A DNA window from Deltaproteobacteria bacterium contains the following coding sequences:
- a CDS encoding prepilin-type N-terminal cleavage/methylation domain-containing protein, producing MRGFTFLELVLVIALAALLAVAVIPRFTPSPSGIDAASRKIESDILYAQSLAMSRGVNHGINFVSGGSYVLYRGSVGIPILDPLTRQNFSEDLIRFGKTEVANNFLLEFDPMGQPVLGGGGGGLTLVNGSQTRRLAISPNTGHITVIP from the coding sequence GTGCGGGGGTTCACTTTCTTGGAGTTGGTTTTAGTGATTGCCCTGGCAGCTCTTCTTGCAGTTGCTGTGATACCGAGGTTTACACCCTCTCCTAGTGGGATCGATGCTGCGAGCCGGAAAATAGAAAGCGACATACTCTACGCACAGTCGCTCGCGATGAGCCGCGGGGTCAATCATGGGATAAATTTTGTTTCCGGCGGCTCTTATGTTCTCTACCGCGGGAGCGTTGGTATTCCGATTCTCGATCCTCTCACCCGTCAAAATTTTTCGGAAGATCTAATCCGTTTTGGGAAAACAGAGGTTGCCAACAATTTTCTTCTGGAATTTGATCCGATGGGGCAACCCGTTTTGGGAGGGGGCGGAGGGGGGCTCACCCTTGTCAACGGGAGTCAGACAAGGAGACTGGCGATCTCGCCGAATACAGGCCACATTACGGTGATACCATGA
- a CDS encoding type II secretion system protein, whose product MTKGEKGFTMIELILVITLLGILAVVALPRFFNMSTGAQTAAREGVVGSVRSGIALWRANDLVQGNSGSYPTALDSASAGACNTTNPCFGNVLEQGIQDGNWTRNADGTYTHTPTSSTFTYTTAAGTFQ is encoded by the coding sequence ATGACGAAGGGGGAGAAAGGTTTTACGATGATCGAACTGATCCTTGTGATCACCCTTCTGGGCATTCTTGCGGTTGTGGCCTTACCGCGGTTCTTCAACATGAGTACTGGTGCCCAGACGGCGGCTCGCGAGGGTGTGGTCGGTAGTGTCAGGTCGGGCATTGCGTTGTGGAGGGCGAACGATCTGGTACAGGGAAATTCAGGGAGCTATCCGACAGCCTTGGACAGCGCCTCAGCAGGGGCCTGCAATACAACCAATCCCTGTTTCGGAAATGTGCTGGAACAAGGGATCCAGGATGGAAACTGGACACGCAATGCGGATGGGACCTACACCCACACGCCGACGAGTTCGACCTTTACCTATACGACTGCTGCGGGAACGTTCCAGTAG
- a CDS encoding type II/IV secretion system protein → METSISPNLMEQLVQGMLKEGVLTPDQVAVARVRHEDLGEDLGQVLVRKGFISEAQLLRHLAKYLSIPYVSLKKCPIDTQVANELPYHLAKRHHLIPLRREGIEVVVAMSDPLNLQAIEDLRHSFRAEVRPVLASSDEIEETLHRIYHARRSGKDVSLESSMGRISSEDDYVHPDEEKKIEEIAVGSRVVQVVNEVIVGAYTERASDIHIEPRRKDLIVRYRVDGLLEEKARYAREMHLPIVSRIKIISGLDIAERRSPQDGRVRIKVGGKPIDLRVSTYPTIHGEKVVLRLLATSEKIGIEELGFSEHERKIFSELISRPHGIFLVTGPTGSGKSTTLYAALERLNSPEKNIVSIEDPVEREITGVSQAQINTKAGITFASALRAILRQDPDIIMLGEIRDRETAEISVRAAITGHLVLTTLHTNTAAGAISRLNDLGVESFLLSSSLVGVLAQRLVRKICSSCREEVPSSDQGPPHFFKGKIETMFRGKGCPECHLSGYSGRVGIFELVPVRGKILQLIADGAKEDQIEKEIRSAGIRSMLDDGIEKIVKGVTTLDEVLRVVQED, encoded by the coding sequence GTGGAGACTTCCATTAGTCCTAATCTGATGGAGCAGCTGGTTCAAGGGATGCTCAAAGAGGGGGTGTTAACCCCCGATCAGGTTGCGGTCGCAAGGGTTCGTCACGAAGATCTTGGAGAAGATTTGGGCCAGGTTCTCGTCCGGAAAGGTTTTATCAGTGAGGCGCAGCTCCTGCGCCATCTCGCCAAGTATCTTTCTATCCCCTATGTCTCGCTAAAGAAATGTCCGATTGATACCCAGGTGGCGAACGAGCTCCCCTATCATCTGGCCAAACGACATCATTTGATCCCCTTGAGAAGGGAAGGAATTGAGGTGGTGGTAGCGATGTCGGATCCCCTTAACCTGCAGGCGATCGAGGATCTTCGGCATTCTTTTCGCGCAGAGGTAAGGCCAGTATTGGCCTCCTCGGATGAGATCGAGGAGACCCTGCATCGGATCTATCATGCCCGAAGGTCCGGCAAGGACGTCTCGCTTGAGTCCTCCATGGGACGAATCAGTTCGGAGGATGATTATGTTCATCCTGATGAAGAGAAAAAGATTGAGGAGATAGCGGTAGGATCCCGTGTGGTTCAGGTCGTCAATGAAGTGATTGTTGGGGCTTATACGGAGAGGGCGTCCGATATTCATATTGAGCCGCGCCGGAAAGATCTTATCGTTCGTTACCGTGTTGACGGTCTTCTGGAGGAAAAGGCCCGTTATGCGCGTGAGATGCATCTGCCGATTGTCTCCCGTATCAAGATTATTTCAGGTCTGGATATTGCGGAACGGCGGAGCCCTCAGGATGGGCGCGTTCGGATCAAGGTTGGCGGAAAACCGATTGACCTTCGTGTTTCAACCTATCCAACAATCCATGGGGAAAAGGTGGTCCTTCGACTCCTGGCCACTTCTGAAAAAATCGGGATTGAAGAGCTTGGTTTTTCCGAACATGAGAGAAAAATTTTCTCCGAACTGATCAGTCGTCCCCATGGTATCTTTTTGGTGACCGGGCCCACCGGTTCAGGAAAGTCGACGACGCTTTATGCGGCGCTCGAACGGCTTAATTCACCGGAAAAAAATATTGTTTCCATTGAGGATCCTGTGGAGCGTGAGATAACCGGAGTCAGCCAGGCCCAGATCAATACCAAGGCAGGGATCACCTTTGCTTCTGCCCTCCGCGCCATTCTCAGGCAGGATCCGGATATCATCATGTTGGGTGAAATCCGGGATCGTGAGACGGCTGAAATTTCGGTTCGAGCCGCCATTACGGGGCATTTGGTTTTAACCACACTTCACACCAATACGGCTGCAGGAGCGATTTCCCGCTTGAATGATCTGGGGGTAGAATCCTTTCTTCTTTCTTCTTCCCTCGTCGGAGTTCTTGCCCAGCGACTAGTCCGCAAGATCTGTTCAAGTTGTCGCGAAGAGGTCCCCTCTTCCGATCAGGGTCCGCCTCACTTTTTTAAAGGGAAGATTGAGACGATGTTCCGAGGCAAAGGGTGTCCTGAATGCCATCTTTCTGGCTACAGCGGACGTGTCGGAATTTTTGAATTGGTGCCTGTTCGTGGAAAGATCCTTCAGCTCATTGCCGATGGGGCGAAGGAGGATCAGATTGAAAAGGAGATCCGCTCCGCAGGAATTCGATCGATGCTGGATGATGGTATTGAGAAGATCGTCAAGGGGGTCACGACGTTAGATGAGGTCTTGAGGGTGGTTCAGGAGGACTAA
- a CDS encoding AAA family ATPase produces MYLDFFSFSERPFDVTPDTRFLYPSPQHEAAIETLRYGIRERRGFMVLTGEVGTGKTTSIRQLLNSMEEKVETALIINPLISTLELLQSITRDFGLDTGSAVSIQEQIGLLNHFLLETDRKGKIAAVIIDEAQNLSLEALEMVRLLSNLETETHKLLQIILVGQPELDSKLNQEALRQLRQRIQIRYFLGPLSRSETQAYILHRIRKASPKCCLVFNPEALERIHNYTSGIPRLINTLCELTLLAAYTRETHMITKKIVEIAFHELNDKSWVKPHGKLISMIRGRF; encoded by the coding sequence GTGTATCTCGATTTCTTTTCTTTTTCGGAAAGGCCGTTTGATGTTACTCCCGACACGCGCTTTCTCTATCCCTCTCCTCAGCATGAGGCGGCGATTGAGACCCTTCGATACGGGATAAGAGAGCGGCGTGGTTTCATGGTCTTGACCGGTGAAGTAGGGACCGGCAAGACGACCTCCATTCGTCAGTTATTAAACAGTATGGAAGAGAAGGTCGAGACGGCCCTCATCATCAACCCCCTCATCTCGACCCTGGAGCTTCTACAGTCGATTACCCGTGATTTTGGACTCGATACGGGATCGGCGGTCTCTATTCAGGAACAGATCGGCCTCCTCAATCATTTTTTACTTGAGACAGATCGAAAGGGGAAAATTGCGGCGGTCATTATTGATGAGGCCCAGAACCTCTCTCTAGAGGCACTTGAGATGGTTCGTCTCCTCTCAAATCTGGAGACGGAGACACACAAGCTTCTTCAGATCATCCTGGTTGGCCAGCCTGAGTTGGATTCAAAATTGAATCAGGAGGCATTGCGGCAGCTTCGCCAAAGAATCCAGATCCGCTACTTTTTAGGCCCCTTAAGCCGATCTGAGACACAAGCCTATATCTTGCATCGTATCAGAAAGGCATCTCCCAAGTGCTGTCTTGTCTTTAATCCGGAGGCACTCGAAAGAATTCATAACTACACTTCCGGCATTCCCCGGCTCATCAACACACTGTGCGAGCTGACCCTTTTAGCAGCTTACACGCGGGAGACCCATATGATCACCAAAAAAATTGTGGAGATCGCTTTCCATGAATTGAACGATAAATCCTGGGTTAAGCCTCACGGAAAACTGATTTCCATGATCAGGGGGAGATTTTAG
- a CDS encoding prepilin-type N-terminal cleavage/methylation domain-containing protein: protein MRDKQHGFTLIEAVLAVLVIGVGLFGVMNLFQGSVSSSFTTDRAIQATQLARERLERLTFDKKMFGYDYVNSANYPAIENFTGDYAPFSRTITIQEVRASDLSTLENRSGYKRVNVSVAWPGGNNVSLETLLTKWNE, encoded by the coding sequence ATGAGAGACAAACAGCATGGATTTACCCTCATTGAGGCAGTTTTGGCGGTTTTGGTGATTGGTGTCGGCCTCTTTGGGGTCATGAATCTTTTTCAGGGGAGTGTCAGCTCGTCATTTACGACCGATCGTGCCATCCAGGCAACACAACTGGCACGTGAACGTCTGGAACGACTTACCTTCGATAAAAAGATGTTCGGCTATGACTACGTGAACTCCGCCAACTATCCGGCCATTGAGAACTTTACGGGCGATTATGCCCCTTTCAGCCGTACAATTACCATCCAGGAGGTAAGGGCCTCGGATTTAAGCACTCTCGAAAACCGGTCTGGCTATAAAAGGGTCAATGTCAGCGTTGCCTGGCCTGGTGGCAATAATGTCTCCTTGGAGACTCTCTTAACAAAATGGAACGAATAA
- a CDS encoding PD40 domain-containing protein, translating into MKPRGRPFLKQILFFVLLSTPLQAATYDPSLEWRTVTTEHFFIHYHKGLEVVAERMTVIAEEVYQILSERFDARPWGRTHLILADNHDAANGFATVLPYNHVSLRIASPTPDTVIGDYDEWLRELFTHEFTHIIHISDTRYPAKALQFLFGKLIAPNGVAPGWVVEGMATYFETVETSRGRGRSTYTDMVLRTDIFNDQFLHLDEMAGTQYSWPAWRAMYLYGVGFWQYLADTYGTEKITEFSHRYGRSLWLFSLNNKARKVFGKSFYELWAEWRAALSKRYASVREVTEKMGLREGESWPPLKRGESLERPLFSADQQKMIYYYDSLHHYPELRIHDLKTDEVNHYLRKKKVAQFDLAPDGESLVYARSGKHKRYYEYSDLHLLNLKTRKSKQLTKGKRVRDPDFSPDGKKIVCVVQETGRSRLAFFDLEKKEFEERPKLSEQDLAREYNNPRWSPDGKWVAVSIHEKGERDIWLINTENNDQKRITNDVAMDTSPAWGNGESVYFSSDRSGIPNIYRYDLASGHTSQITNVLTGAFNPTVSPDGQVAFQYYNGRGFEIRSLSITSPLIKEVTSLPPLRVRGEKVNNNSDSGRGALSQARSYSPFPTLLIPRYLVPSAAFIDNAFFFSATVDNFDPLVRHYWQGTGTFRSDNQFLGYDLAYSYNRFYPSFFAGSSFYSVHFGNITQTTSDYFEKRLRGFGGVSFPVGKQRFSLSYFFENRSEESGLDPAFRLLTLGHYAGVSARYRIASKEQTRAAISVEEGYSLTLNGELAARIFGTDENLEQQVFWGDLRNYLHLGAHHVIALRGAGGVTLGDELAQGNFGLGGSLGESPFAGSSTRVFTLRGLPLVSFSQDRAWVASAEYRIPLFYLERGFGTLPLAMNAGHMALFADLGDIYARSGNSFRPMLGVGAELRAEFVLGYFMPIQGRLGYGLIVTNRGRLGNLSDPLTGGAAQNGVLIVELGTSF; encoded by the coding sequence ATGAAACCTCGGGGGAGGCCTTTTCTAAAACAGATTCTCTTTTTTGTTCTTCTCTCGACTCCTCTTCAAGCGGCTACCTACGATCCTTCTCTTGAGTGGCGCACCGTTACGACGGAACATTTTTTTATCCACTATCACAAGGGGCTTGAGGTGGTTGCGGAGCGGATGACGGTTATTGCAGAGGAGGTTTATCAAATACTTTCTGAGCGATTTGATGCCCGGCCTTGGGGTCGGACGCACCTCATTTTGGCGGATAACCATGATGCCGCCAACGGCTTTGCAACGGTCCTTCCTTACAATCATGTGTCGCTCCGGATCGCCTCTCCCACCCCGGATACGGTCATTGGTGATTACGACGAATGGCTTCGCGAGCTTTTCACCCACGAATTCACCCACATCATTCATATCAGTGACACCCGTTACCCGGCCAAGGCGCTCCAATTTCTCTTTGGAAAATTGATTGCCCCCAACGGGGTGGCTCCTGGATGGGTTGTCGAAGGGATGGCAACCTATTTTGAGACCGTTGAAACCAGCCGTGGCCGTGGCCGATCCACTTATACCGACATGGTCCTGAGGACCGATATATTTAATGATCAATTTCTCCACCTTGATGAGATGGCGGGGACTCAATATTCCTGGCCTGCCTGGCGGGCAATGTATCTCTACGGTGTCGGCTTTTGGCAGTATCTCGCTGATACCTACGGGACTGAAAAGATTACAGAGTTCAGTCATCGGTATGGACGCTCCCTCTGGCTCTTTTCATTAAACAACAAGGCCAGAAAGGTTTTTGGGAAAAGTTTTTATGAATTGTGGGCGGAGTGGAGGGCGGCTCTCTCAAAACGGTACGCCTCCGTCAGGGAGGTGACTGAAAAGATGGGACTTCGTGAGGGGGAATCGTGGCCCCCCCTCAAGAGAGGAGAAAGTCTCGAACGTCCCCTTTTTTCTGCGGATCAACAGAAAATGATCTATTATTACGACTCTCTTCATCACTATCCGGAGTTGAGGATCCATGATCTCAAGACGGATGAGGTTAATCATTATCTCCGAAAGAAAAAAGTGGCGCAGTTTGATCTGGCGCCGGATGGTGAGTCGCTGGTTTATGCCCGTTCCGGCAAACACAAACGTTATTATGAGTATTCCGATCTGCACCTTCTTAATCTTAAGACGAGAAAATCAAAACAATTAACAAAGGGGAAAAGGGTTCGAGATCCCGACTTCTCGCCGGACGGCAAGAAAATCGTTTGCGTGGTACAGGAGACAGGGAGATCCCGGTTGGCCTTTTTTGATCTGGAAAAGAAGGAGTTTGAGGAAAGGCCAAAGCTGTCCGAACAGGATCTTGCGCGTGAATATAACAACCCGCGTTGGTCACCCGATGGAAAGTGGGTCGCCGTTTCTATCCATGAAAAAGGAGAACGGGATATTTGGCTCATCAATACGGAAAACAACGACCAGAAACGGATTACCAACGATGTGGCGATGGATACCTCCCCTGCCTGGGGTAATGGAGAGTCCGTCTATTTCTCGTCGGACCGCAGCGGAATACCGAATATCTATCGATATGATTTAGCCAGTGGCCATACAAGCCAGATAACCAATGTTCTGACGGGGGCCTTTAATCCAACAGTCTCTCCCGACGGTCAGGTTGCCTTTCAATACTATAATGGGCGGGGTTTTGAGATTCGGTCGCTTTCGATAACTTCCCCTTTAATAAAGGAAGTAACTTCACTCCCCCCTCTTAGGGTAAGAGGGGAGAAGGTTAATAACAATTCCGATAGTGGAAGGGGGGCGCTATCCCAGGCGAGATCTTACTCCCCCTTCCCTACCCTTCTCATTCCGCGCTACCTCGTTCCGAGCGCCGCTTTTATCGATAACGCCTTTTTCTTTTCGGCCACGGTGGACAATTTCGATCCCCTTGTGCGTCATTACTGGCAAGGGACCGGGACGTTCCGGAGCGACAACCAGTTTTTGGGTTACGATCTTGCCTACAGCTACAATCGGTTCTACCCCTCCTTTTTTGCGGGGTCGTCTTTCTACAGCGTTCATTTTGGAAATATCACACAGACGACGAGCGATTATTTTGAAAAAAGGTTGAGGGGCTTTGGGGGCGTCAGTTTTCCGGTTGGGAAACAGCGATTCTCCTTAAGTTACTTTTTTGAAAATCGGAGTGAGGAATCGGGACTTGATCCTGCCTTCAGACTTCTAACCCTTGGACACTATGCTGGCGTCTCGGCGCGTTATCGGATTGCCAGCAAGGAACAGACACGCGCGGCGATCAGTGTAGAAGAGGGATACTCATTGACCCTCAACGGAGAATTGGCCGCCCGTATTTTCGGCACTGATGAAAACCTTGAACAGCAGGTCTTTTGGGGGGATCTGCGGAACTACCTCCATCTGGGGGCTCATCACGTCATTGCGCTGCGAGGGGCCGGAGGGGTCACCCTTGGTGATGAACTTGCTCAAGGGAACTTCGGGTTAGGTGGGTCGCTGGGTGAGAGCCCGTTTGCCGGTTCCTCAACGAGGGTTTTTACCCTGCGCGGCCTTCCCCTTGTCTCCTTTTCACAGGATCGGGCCTGGGTCGCCTCCGCGGAATATCGGATTCCACTGTTTTATCTGGAACGTGGGTTTGGAACGCTCCCTCTCGCGATGAATGCCGGTCATATGGCACTCTTTGCCGATCTGGGCGATATCTATGCCCGCTCCGGAAACAGTTTCAGACCAATGTTGGGCGTTGGTGCCGAGCTTCGGGCCGAATTTGTCTTGGGCTATTTTATGCCGATACAAGGTCGGCTCGGGTACGGACTTATCGTGACGAACCGTGGGCGTCTTGGTAATTTGAGTGATCCCTTGACGGGTGGGGCGGCCCAGAATGGTGTCCTCATCGTTGAACTGGGGACTTCGTTTTAG
- a CDS encoding type II secretion system F family protein has translation MGLFYYRARDLHGSLITGHLEVLKESDLLARLTDQGLIPVLIREVSSRFRFPSFSLKFQRKIRSEELIVFTRQFQTLFKAGLGMDAILTALIKQCRNKSFREVLLKIRADIAGGSTLAKAFSKHSSLFRDLYVNMLGAGEEAGILDKSLEHLGLLLEKEREIHASVKSATLYPKIVIGVLILATTVLMIFVVPKFATFYSSMDVSLPWPTLFLMGASSFFVHYWFLLAAVIFGGYSLFHWYQKTARGRLRLGEIAFKLPVFGPLALRVANARFCHIFSALYRSGLPVIRALEIVEGTIENGAFGRDIQRLRTELTRGRSLAEAMGLCSYFTPVVMEAVAAGEKSGALDEMMESIGHHYDTEVGHTVKNLSTLLEPLLLIIVFGMVGLFALAIFLPIWNMTQIVK, from the coding sequence ATGGGGCTCTTTTACTACCGTGCCAGGGATCTGCATGGTTCGCTCATCACAGGACACCTTGAAGTTCTGAAGGAATCGGATCTCTTGGCCAGATTAACGGATCAAGGGTTGATTCCGGTCCTCATTCGCGAGGTTTCATCCCGGTTTCGTTTTCCGTCATTCTCGCTCAAGTTCCAAAGAAAAATCCGTTCGGAGGAGTTGATCGTCTTTACCCGGCAATTTCAGACGCTTTTTAAAGCAGGGCTTGGGATGGATGCCATCCTGACAGCGCTGATCAAGCAGTGCCGGAACAAGAGCTTTCGCGAAGTTCTTCTGAAGATTCGCGCGGATATTGCTGGAGGTTCTACTTTGGCGAAGGCGTTTTCCAAGCATTCCAGTTTGTTTCGAGATCTCTATGTTAACATGCTGGGGGCTGGAGAAGAGGCGGGGATCCTCGACAAATCACTGGAGCACCTCGGTCTTCTCCTGGAAAAGGAGCGAGAGATCCATGCCTCGGTCAAATCGGCTACCCTTTATCCCAAGATTGTCATTGGGGTTCTTATTCTAGCAACGACCGTCCTCATGATTTTTGTGGTCCCAAAATTCGCAACATTTTACAGCAGCATGGATGTCTCCCTTCCGTGGCCTACCCTGTTTTTAATGGGAGCCAGCTCCTTTTTTGTTCATTACTGGTTTTTATTGGCCGCCGTGATTTTTGGAGGCTATTCCCTGTTTCACTGGTATCAGAAAACAGCGAGGGGGAGGTTAAGGTTGGGGGAGATTGCTTTCAAGCTGCCAGTTTTTGGCCCCCTCGCCTTGCGCGTCGCTAACGCAAGATTCTGCCACATTTTCTCTGCCCTCTATCGAAGCGGCCTTCCTGTGATCCGGGCCCTCGAGATTGTTGAGGGGACGATTGAGAATGGGGCGTTTGGGCGGGATATCCAGCGGTTACGTACCGAATTAACAAGGGGGCGTAGCTTGGCTGAGGCAATGGGCCTCTGTTCCTATTTTACCCCCGTTGTGATGGAGGCCGTTGCGGCGGGTGAAAAGTCAGGCGCCCTGGACGAGATGATGGAGAGTATTGGACATCACTACGACACGGAAGTGGGGCACACTGTAAAGAACCTGTCGACCCTTTTGGAGCCTCTTCTACTCATTATTGTCTTTGGAATGGTCGGGCTTTTTGCGCTCGCAATCTTCCTTCCAATATGGAATATGACACAAATAGTAAAATAA
- a CDS encoding type IV pilus twitching motility protein PilT, producing MPKLRELLQVMIERRASDLHIGSGSPPQIRVDGELVALESPPLTPEESKSLCYEFLTPEQVKRFEAEMELDTSFSVGGVSRFRANLYRNKEAIAGAFRAIPFGIPPPDRLGIPAAALELVKKPQGLILVTGPTGSGKSTTLASLLDQINSTRHAHIVTVEDPIEFTHDPKKSFISQREVGQDTKNFSEALKHVLRQDPNVILIGELWDLESIAAALTIAETGHLVFATLHTNGAVQTVNRIIDVFPPHQQAQIRTQLSFILEGVLSQLLIPKVGGGRVLATEILIPNLAIRNLIRENKVQQIQSMMQTGQQESGMLTMDQSLASLVQKKLISPENALARASDPAQLKRLCQLS from the coding sequence ATGCCAAAACTAAGAGAGTTGCTTCAAGTCATGATTGAACGCCGTGCGTCTGATCTCCATATAGGGAGCGGTTCTCCTCCCCAGATCCGGGTAGATGGTGAGTTGGTCGCACTGGAATCCCCTCCACTGACCCCTGAAGAGTCAAAGAGTCTCTGCTATGAATTTCTGACCCCTGAACAGGTCAAGCGGTTCGAGGCAGAGATGGAATTGGATACCTCTTTTTCGGTCGGCGGTGTTTCCCGTTTTCGGGCGAATCTCTACAGGAACAAGGAGGCAATCGCCGGAGCCTTCCGGGCGATCCCATTCGGCATACCTCCTCCAGACCGCCTCGGCATTCCGGCAGCGGCCCTGGAACTGGTAAAGAAACCCCAAGGACTGATCCTTGTGACAGGTCCTACCGGATCCGGAAAATCAACGACGCTTGCCTCACTCTTGGATCAGATCAATTCAACACGTCATGCTCATATCGTAACCGTTGAGGATCCGATTGAATTCACGCACGATCCCAAAAAATCATTTATCTCACAGAGGGAGGTTGGTCAGGACACCAAAAACTTTTCCGAGGCATTGAAGCATGTCCTGCGGCAGGATCCGAATGTCATCCTGATCGGAGAGCTCTGGGATCTGGAATCAATAGCCGCGGCCCTCACGATTGCGGAAACGGGCCATCTGGTTTTTGCGACCCTTCACACGAACGGGGCCGTACAGACCGTCAACCGGATTATTGATGTCTTTCCACCACATCAGCAGGCACAGATCAGAACCCAGCTCTCTTTTATTCTTGAAGGGGTCCTTTCCCAGCTTCTGATCCCCAAGGTGGGCGGTGGGCGGGTTCTGGCGACAGAGATTTTGATACCAAACCTTGCCATCCGTAATCTTATCCGGGAAAACAAGGTGCAACAGATTCAGAGCATGATGCAGACCGGCCAACAGGAGAGTGGCATGCTGACGATGGACCAATCGTTGGCATCTCTCGTTCAAAAGAAGCTGATCTCACCGGAGAATGCGTTGGCAAGGGCATCGGATCCAGCGCAGTTGAAGAGGCTCTGCCAGCTCAGCTAA
- a CDS encoding type IV pilus twitching motility protein PilT — MADFLKMVLDKGASDLHLVPGSPAQLRIDGRLRSASDSPLSPKEVYDFCINFLSAEEIELLASRKEYDFALEPPSGGRFRVNLYREKGLLAGAFRPIPEKIPSSEKLGLPASVLDLTSLPRGLVLVTGPTGSGKSTTLAAMINKINMEQPLHIITIEDPIEFVHEHKKSVVSQREIGRDSANFSDALKYVLRQDPDVILVGEMRDLETVAAAITISETGHLVFATLHTNSAVQTINRIIDVFPPHQQPQIRTQLSFILEGVVSQQLIPKIGGGRVLAMEIMIPTPAIRHLIREDKIHQIAAQMQMGQEGTRMQTMDQCLSELVKQKVVLREEAEAYAYNLEEFQRFLSPVKTAKFHSLSKTGV; from the coding sequence ATGGCTGATTTTCTCAAAATGGTTTTAGACAAGGGTGCTTCTGACCTCCATTTGGTCCCCGGAAGTCCCGCACAACTGCGAATTGATGGGAGACTGAGATCGGCCTCCGATAGTCCGTTGTCGCCCAAAGAGGTTTATGATTTTTGCATCAATTTTTTGAGCGCTGAGGAGATTGAACTGCTGGCCTCTAGAAAGGAATATGATTTTGCCTTGGAGCCCCCATCGGGCGGACGATTTCGTGTGAATCTCTATCGAGAAAAGGGTCTCCTCGCAGGGGCCTTTCGGCCGATCCCGGAGAAAATTCCGAGTTCCGAAAAGCTGGGACTCCCCGCTTCGGTTCTGGACCTTACGTCCCTCCCCCGAGGACTCGTCTTGGTCACAGGTCCGACCGGTTCAGGAAAGTCGACGACGCTCGCCGCCATGATCAACAAGATCAACATGGAACAACCGCTTCATATCATCACGATTGAAGACCCGATTGAATTTGTCCATGAGCACAAGAAATCGGTCGTGAGCCAGAGGGAGATCGGGCGTGACTCTGCCAATTTCTCCGACGCCCTGAAATATGTGTTACGGCAAGATCCCGATGTCATTCTCGTTGGCGAGATGCGCGACCTTGAAACCGTCGCCGCCGCCATTACCATCTCGGAAACCGGTCATCTGGTCTTCGCGACACTCCATACCAATTCCGCCGTTCAGACGATCAACCGTATTATTGATGTATTTCCTCCACACCAACAACCCCAGATCCGAACACAGCTCTCCTTCATTCTGGAAGGGGTTGTCTCACAACAACTCATCCCCAAAATAGGAGGGGGGCGGGTATTGGCGATGGAGATCATGATCCCGACCCCTGCCATCCGCCATCTGATACGCGAAGATAAGATCCACCAGATCGCGGCACAGATGCAGATGGGGCAGGAAGGGACACGAATGCAAACGATGGACCAGTGTTTGTCGGAGCTCGTTAAGCAAAAGGTGGTTTTAAGGGAGGAGGCGGAGGCGTACGCCTACAACCTGGAAGAATTTCAACGTTTCTTAAGCCCCGTAAAAACGGCAAAATTTCATTCCTTGTCAAAAACAGGAGTCTGA
- a CDS encoding prepilin-type N-terminal cleavage/methylation domain-containing protein codes for MERINSKGFTLVELVLAMTLITIVVAVSGFLMGRGVDAYRLVTSRTETVHQARTALVRMQKELERLREVTHAAPDRIAFRDPNMVETDFRLEGGRLYRGNDILAEDITRLTFTYYRDNGNETEAAPQVRRIHLELVTESVEAGRLSLRTDVFPRNYLYDNFQ; via the coding sequence ATGGAACGAATAAACTCAAAAGGCTTTACCCTTGTTGAATTGGTCCTGGCAATGACGTTGATCACGATTGTCGTTGCCGTTTCGGGTTTTCTGATGGGGCGGGGGGTTGATGCCTATCGGCTTGTTACCTCTCGTACAGAGACGGTCCATCAGGCACGAACGGCACTGGTCAGGATGCAAAAGGAGTTGGAACGATTAAGGGAAGTGACCCATGCGGCGCCCGACCGGATTGCCTTTCGTGATCCCAATATGGTGGAGACCGATTTTCGTCTGGAAGGGGGAAGGCTTTATCGTGGAAACGATATCTTGGCAGAGGATATCACACGCCTCACCTTTACCTATTATCGTGACAACGGTAATGAAACAGAGGCGGCCCCACAGGTTCGCCGGATTCATCTGGAACTCGTGACTGAGTCTGTAGAGGCAGGGCGTCTTTCACTGCGTACCGACGTTTTTCCAAGGAATTACCTTTATGACAACTTTCAGTGA